AAATTTGCGTCCTGAAGCGTATATATAACGTATAACTGACGGGGACAAAGTTGGAAGTCTTAAGCTCTACAATTAAAACTGAAAATCAATCCCCAAAGCAACGGTATGAAGCCAACACTACTAGAACTGCACAATAGCTTAAAAATAGAGGGTTGTGATGCACACTTTAATGCAGGGATGGAAGGAGCGCAATTTAATGGGTAAGCTAGCCGAAGAACTAGCCCAAGAATGGGAGCTACGACTCTCTAGTGAAGGTTTTACTCACAACCACGTCGAAAGCATCGTTAATTGGCTAATTGGAGTCGATAGAGAACTCTTTGAAACAGCTACCCCCGAACATAGAGAGATTCGTCGTCAAGCGATGGATTATCGCTATCGAATTTTGCGTCAGCGCTACTTGGGTTTATCTCCTCAACAAGCTTATAAAAACTTAATGCAACGGTTGGGTGGATTAGCCATCCTGCGTAATAAAATTCGGACTTGGGTATCGATGAGTCGCGATCGCCAAAGAGCAGTGGTAGATGTCTTGGAAGAGGTAATCCAAGAACTATTGAATAGCGATCGCTATATTCAACAACAAATTAGCTGGATCAGCAAATCGACTAACGATTCCAGATTGCGTAATTCTCTATTACTGGCTACTGTCGAGGAATATTGCCTCAGACCAATTCGCTCTCAGCCATTACTAGTTTACCGATTTGTCAACTACTTGCGCCGTTCTCAACGGGGTGGAGTGACTCAAGTTCCCGAAGGAGATTTAGTCAAACTCGTCTCTGATACTGTGACTCCAGACGAAGGAGATGCACCTTTGAGTTTACTTGATACCCAAGCTGTGAGCCAGTATCAAGAGCAACAAGAGTGGGAAGAACAACAATCCTTACGCACATCAGTTAAAAGCGAGTTTGCCAATTATTTAGAAGAAAAAGTCGGAATTGAAGCAGTTCGCTGGTTAGAATTACATCTACAAGGAAAGTCACAAGAAGCGATCGCTATCGCCTTAGATATGCCTATCAAACAAGTTTATCGCCTGAGAGAAAAAATTAGCTATCATGCAGTTAATGTCTTTGGGATTAAAGTCAATCCTAATGCCGTTCAAAACTGGTTACAAACATCTCCGACAGAACATAGTTTGGGGTTGACACCCAGTCAATTAGAGAAGTTTTTGGCTACTTGTACTTCAGAAGAACTATCGATTATTGAAGCTATGAAAAATAGCGAACCGATAGAAGCGATCGCCAAAAAGTTAGGCAAGAAAACCAATCAGGTGACAGCAATGTGGACTAAAATCTATCTAGCTGCCCAACAATTACGCACTCAATAAGTCAAGAGAAGTCAGAAGTCAGAAGTCAGAAGTCAGAAGTCAGAAGTAAAATTCAATCAAATTAAATTGTTCCGGTGAAGCAGATCGATACTAAACCTGAAATTGTTTATCAAATAGCAATGTCTCAACCAGAATCTCATTTGTTTGAGGTGACATTGCAAGTTAGTAGCTGGGAAAGTGAGTTTTTAGATCTAAAAATGCCCGTCTGGACACCTGGTTCTTATTTAGTTAGAGAATATTCCAAACACTTACAAAATTTAGTGGCTTTCAGTCATAAAAATGAGAACTTAATCATAAATAAACTGAGTAAAAACTATTGGCGGATTGATACTAAAAATATTAATGAAGTAACCGTTAAATATCAAATATTTGCTCATGAACTATCTGTAAGAACTAATCATTTAGATAGTACTCATGGCTATTTTAATCCGGCAGCATTGTGTTTTTATATAGTCGGAAAACAGAACTATCCTTATCAAATCAAAATTAATCCTCCTCACTCAGATTGGCAGATTAGCACTCCATTAGTTTCTGTGGATGGGACTTTCATTGCCGAAGATTTTGATACTTTAGTAGATAGTCCTTTTGAAATAGGTAAGCATCAGATTTACGAATTTCAAGTATTAGGAAAAAAACATCAATTAGCCGTTTGGGGAACAGGTAATATTGAACCGCAAAAGCTCATTAAAGATATAGAAAAACTGATTGAAGTCGAGGCTAAAATCTTTGGTGGTTTGCCCTACGATCGCTATTTATTTATTTTACATCTGGCGGCGACAGGTGGCGGCGGCTTAGAACACAAATACTCTTGCACACTCAATTATCCCAGGTTTGGCTTTCGCGATCGCGATAAATATAATCGATTTCTCCAACTAGTTGCTCATGAATTTTTCCATCTGTGGAACGTCAAGCGAATTCGTCCCATAGCCTTAGAAAAGTTTGATTACGAACAAGAAAATTATACCCCTTCTCTTTGGTTTAGTGAAGGTACAACTAGTTATTACGATCTAATTATTCCTCATCGGGCGGGGATTTATGATACTAATAATTTACTCGAAAACCTAAGTAAAGAAATTACTAAATATTTAGGTACTCCAGGTAGATTAGTTCAACCCGTCAGCGAATCTAGTTTTGATGCTTGGATTAAGTTATATCGACAAGATGCTAATAGCGCTAATAGCCAAATATCCTATTATTTAAAAGGTGAATTAGTCTCATTTTTGCTAGATTTACTAATTAGAAATAAGTGGGATAACGAGCGATCGCTTGACGATGTAATGCTCCAAATGTGGGAACAGTTTGGCAAGTCTGAAACTGGGTTTACTCCTAACCAATTGCAACAGATAATTGAAAATGTCGCGAGTATAGAGTTAAAAGACTTTTTTGCTAAATATATTGATGGTACTCAAGAGTTACCTTTTAATGAATATTTGGCACCTTTTGGATTGCATTTAATTGCCGATCCAGATCCATCTATTCCATATTTAGGCATCACAGTTAAAACTGAAAACAATCGGGAAATAATTAAATATGTCGCCGCCAATTCTCCGGCGCAACAAGTAGGAATAGATCCAGGAGATGAACTATTAGCTATTAATAATTTTAAGGTTACATCCGAACAACTTACAGACAGATTAAAAGACTTTTCGGCTGGTGATAAAATTAACGTGTTTGTATTTCATCAAGACGAACTTCGTAGCTATTGGGTAACGTTAGATGCACCTCGTCCTAGTCGCTATCAAGTAGTACTAAAAGAAGACGCAGACATCTTGCAAAAAAGAAATCTAGCTCGGTGGTTGGGAACAAATAGAAGCAAACCGTAAAAGTATAAACTTTGTTGAATTAATGTCTGGAGAATTCCTCATGGTTCAAACTCCAATTAAAAAGATTACTCTAGAAGAGTTTCTGCAATTATCGGAGACTAAACCAGCTAGTGAATACATTGATGGTCAGATAATTCAAAAGCCAATGCCTCAAGGACAACATAGCACCATTCAGGGTCAACTAGTCATTGCGATCGCTTCGACATTGCAGTCACAAGGCATGGCTAGAGCATTTCCAGAATTACGGTGTACCTTTGGTGGGCGATCGATTGTACCAGATGTAGCAATATTCCAAGAACACAGAATTCCCCGCCTAGAAAATGGGAAAATTGACAATAACTTCACTATTGCGCCAGATTGGACTATTGAAATTCTTTCGCCAGATCAAAGCACTACTAAAGTTTTGAAGAATATTAACCACTGTCTCAATCATGGATCGCAAATGGGCTGGTTAATCGATCCAGATGCAGAGTCAGTCTT
Above is a window of Merismopedia glauca CCAP 1448/3 DNA encoding:
- a CDS encoding M61 family metallopeptidase, giving the protein MKQIDTKPEIVYQIAMSQPESHLFEVTLQVSSWESEFLDLKMPVWTPGSYLVREYSKHLQNLVAFSHKNENLIINKLSKNYWRIDTKNINEVTVKYQIFAHELSVRTNHLDSTHGYFNPAALCFYIVGKQNYPYQIKINPPHSDWQISTPLVSVDGTFIAEDFDTLVDSPFEIGKHQIYEFQVLGKKHQLAVWGTGNIEPQKLIKDIEKLIEVEAKIFGGLPYDRYLFILHLAATGGGGLEHKYSCTLNYPRFGFRDRDKYNRFLQLVAHEFFHLWNVKRIRPIALEKFDYEQENYTPSLWFSEGTTSYYDLIIPHRAGIYDTNNLLENLSKEITKYLGTPGRLVQPVSESSFDAWIKLYRQDANSANSQISYYLKGELVSFLLDLLIRNKWDNERSLDDVMLQMWEQFGKSETGFTPNQLQQIIENVASIELKDFFAKYIDGTQELPFNEYLAPFGLHLIADPDPSIPYLGITVKTENNREIIKYVAANSPAQQVGIDPGDELLAINNFKVTSEQLTDRLKDFSAGDKINVFVFHQDELRSYWVTLDAPRPSRYQVVLKEDADILQKRNLARWLGTNRSKP
- a CDS encoding Uma2 family endonuclease, which encodes MVQTPIKKITLEEFLQLSETKPASEYIDGQIIQKPMPQGQHSTIQGQLVIAIASTLQSQGMARAFPELRCTFGGRSIVPDVAIFQEHRIPRLENGKIDNNFTIAPDWTIEILSPDQSTTKVLKNINHCLNHGSQMGWLIDPDAESVFVCELGKQFAVLDEVSIQLPLPEFSSGLSLTVGDIFDWLRN
- a CDS encoding HetZ-related protein 2, with the protein product MHTLMQGWKERNLMGKLAEELAQEWELRLSSEGFTHNHVESIVNWLIGVDRELFETATPEHREIRRQAMDYRYRILRQRYLGLSPQQAYKNLMQRLGGLAILRNKIRTWVSMSRDRQRAVVDVLEEVIQELLNSDRYIQQQISWISKSTNDSRLRNSLLLATVEEYCLRPIRSQPLLVYRFVNYLRRSQRGGVTQVPEGDLVKLVSDTVTPDEGDAPLSLLDTQAVSQYQEQQEWEEQQSLRTSVKSEFANYLEEKVGIEAVRWLELHLQGKSQEAIAIALDMPIKQVYRLREKISYHAVNVFGIKVNPNAVQNWLQTSPTEHSLGLTPSQLEKFLATCTSEELSIIEAMKNSEPIEAIAKKLGKKTNQVTAMWTKIYLAAQQLRTQ